A genomic region of Aspergillus oryzae RIB40 DNA, chromosome 1 contains the following coding sequences:
- a CDS encoding putative ATP dependent RNA helicase (DEAH-box RNA helicase), protein MASELDLTSTFIPSLYKPPALLPIARYRQNLLYLVDTYPVTIVVGQTGSGKTTQLPQYLDQAGWCADGKSIAVTQPRRVAATTVAARVAEEMHCSVGEEVGYSIRFEDLTSASTRIKFLTDGMLLREALVDPLLSRYSVIMVDEAHERSLSTDILLGILKKILKRRPELRIVISSATLQAEDILHFFAGDQFQNETDSVEKGGDVGKIISLEGRIYPVDILFLNSPAENYVERAVKTVFDIHLQEAEGDILVFLTGREEIDLAVQLISERTAMLHPKAQALAPLPLYSGLPSDQQMYVFEPMPENTRKVIVSTNIAEASVTIDNISYVVDCGFAKLRAFDPSTGIETLTAVPISKAAAVQRAGRAGRTRPGKCFRLYTQQAYEQLLEATVPEIQRSNLAPVIMQLKALGIDNIVRFDFLTPPPAELVIRAFELLYSLGVVDDYAKLTKPLGMRMAELAVDPMMAKVLLSAESLNCLSEILSIAAMVSLQGSVWVQHEGDKKAAENSRRRFAVEEGDHLTYLNVYQAFITIGKKDPKWCRDNLLNYRSLQRAMSIRAQLKRYLERFGIRVDETPSLHHKADFRRYPENIQRCLTTGYFAHAAKMQSNGTFKSATGGLTLHAHPSSLMFNRKADWVIFHEILQTGEKTFIRDITKIEKGYLLEYAPNYYTVR, encoded by the exons ATGGCTTCGGAGCTAGACCTCACATCTACATTCATTCCATCACTGTACAAACCCCCTGCTCTACTGCCAATCGCAAGATACAGGCAAAATTTACTGTACCTTGTTGACACATATCCCGTTACGATTGTTGTTGGGCAAACCGGAAGTGGGAAGACGACACAACTACCCCAGTATCTAGACCAGGCAGGATGGTGCGCAGATGGAAAGTCTATAGCAGTAACTCAG CCGCGCCGCGTCGCAGCCACGACTGTCGCAGCTCGCGTGGCTGAGGAAATGCATTGCAGCGTTGGCGAGGAGGTGGGCTATTCTATCCGCTTTGAGGACTTGACCTCTGCATCAACAAGGATAAAGTTCCTAACAGACGGAATGCTACTTAGAGAGGCCCTTGTAGACCCGCTGTTGTCACGCTATTCAGTAatcatggtggatgaagcaCATGAGAGGTCTCTCAGCACTGACATACTCTTGGGGATCCTTAAAAAAATTCTGAAGCGGCGTCCTGAACTTAGAATTGTCATCAGCAGTGCAACTCTGCAGGCAGAGGATATTTTGCACTTCTTCGCCGGAGATCAATTCCAGAACGAGACAGACTCCGTTGAAAAGGGAGGAGATGTTGGAAAGATTATCAGTCTAGAGGGCCGAATATACCCTGTGGACATACTTTTCCTCAATTCACCCGCAGAGAACTACGTCGAACGGGCTGTAAAAACTGTTTTTGACATACATCTACAAGAAGCGGAAGGCGATATTCTGGTATTCCTAACGGGCCGTGAAGAAATTGATTTGGCAGTGCAGTTGATATCAGAACGTACTGCGATGCTTCATCCTAAAGCACAGGCACTAGCCCCTCTACCTCTGTATTCTGGTCTCCCATCGGATCAACAGATGTACGTTTTCGAACCAATGCCAGAAAACACACGCAAGGTCATTGTTTCAACGAACATTGCGGAAGCTTCTGTCACTATTGACAACATTTCATATGTCGTCGACTGCGGCTTCGCAAAGTTAAGGGCCTTTGATCCTAGTACTGGCATTGAAACGTTAACAGCAGTACCAATATCGAAGGCTGCGGCAGTTCAGCGTGCAGGTCGAGCTGGAAGAACTAGACCTGGGAAATGCTTCCGTCTCTACACCCAGCAGGCTTATGAACAACTTCTGGAAGCCACAGTCCCCGAAATTCAACGGTCAAATCTTGCCCCTGTGATAATGCAGCTCAAAGCATTGGGAATAGATAACATAGTTCGCTTTGACTTCTTGACGCCTCCACCTGCCGAACTTGTTATACGTGCATTCGAACTCCTTTACTCGCTTGGGGTCGTTGATGATTATGCCAAGCTCACTAAGCCACTGGGTATGCGGATGGCAGAACTAGCTGTAGACCCTATGATGGCGAAAGTCCTGCTTTCTGCAGAATCGCTTAACTGCCTAAGTGAGATACTTTCAATTGCAGCGATGGTCAGCTTACAGGGATCAGTGTGGGTCCAGCACGAGGGTGATAAAAAAGCGGCAGAGAACAGTCGCAGAAGATtcgctgttgaagagggtGACCACTTGACGTACTTAAATGTATATCAGGCTTTTATCACGATAGGGAAGAAAGATCCCAAGTGGTGCCGAGACAACCTCCTGAATTACCGATCCTTGCAACGGGCAATGAGCATCAGGGCTCAGCTTAAGAGATACCTCGAACGTTTCGGCATCCGGGTAGATGAGACCCCTTCACTGCACCACAAGGCAGATTTCAGGAGATACCCTGAGAATATCCAGAGGTGTCTCACGACTGGTTATTTTGCACATGCTGCAAAGATGCAATCAAACGGAACGTTCAAATCTGCTACTGGTGGCCTTACTTTACATGCTCATCCCAGTTCGTTGATGTTC AATCGGAAAGCGGACTGGGTCATTTTCCACGAGATATTGCAGACAGGCGAAAAGACATTCATTCGGGATATCAcgaaaattgaaaagggCTATCTTCTGGAGTACGCCCCTAATTATTACACAGTCAGATAA
- a CDS encoding PITH domain-containing protein (thioredoxin-like protein) yields MSGHHHHDHGSHCHGDDGHDHSNDITPALQSLLYSQIQFDSIVTLNETIPNAGAAIVRKTWAERLNDQPELESDADEQLLMYIPFTGQVKVHSLLIYTAPTPAAPKTLKLFKNRDDLDFATASELKPTQSVEIPQPVPGADVYDLPLNRAQWNATTSITLFFEGNWSDGNEDVTKVGYVGFKGQFMALNREPISFLYEAAANPSDHVAIQGVTGVGGRIMPGQ; encoded by the exons ATGTCCGGTCATCACCACCACGACCATGGCAGTCATTGtcatggagatgatggacaTGATCATTCAAATGATATCACCCCAGCGCTCCAATCCCTCCTCTATTCCCAAATTCAGTTTGATTCTATCGTTACGCTAAATG AAACAATCCCCAACGCCGGCGCTGCGATTGTCCGAAAAACATGGGCTGAAAGACTGAATGACCAGCCGGAACTTGAAAGCGATGCGGACGAACAACTGCTGATGTATATCCC CTTTACTGGTCAAGTAAAGGTTCATTCTTTACTCATCTACACGGCTCCGACACCGGCCGCCCCGAAGACTTTGAAATTGTTCAAGAATCGTGACGATCTAGATTTCGCTACTGCTTCAGAGCTGAAGCCGACACAGTCGGTGGAGATTCCGCAGCCGGTTCCAGGAGCCGATGTCTACGATTTGCCATTGAACCGTGCTCAGTGGAATGCTACTACCTCCATTACCTTATTCTTTGAGGGCAACTGGAGCGATGGGAATGAGGATGTGACCAAGGTTGGTTATGTTGGGTTCAAAGGTCAATTTATGGCCTTGAACAGGGAGCCCATCAGCTTTCTCTACGAAGCAGCAGCCAATCCCAGTGACCATGTCGCAATTCAAGGTGTTACTGGCGTAGGAGGTAGGATTATGCCCGGTCAGTGA
- a CDS encoding ESCRT-III subunit protein VPS20 (uncharacterized conserved protein predicted to be involved in protein sorting), translating to MGNTNSSHKISAQDRAILDLKIQRDKLRQYRKRITDLTDRETEIAKECLARDDRKRALLALRRKKYQESLLIKSEKELDQLEQLINQVEFSLVQKDVLFGLQQGTQVLQAINKEMGGIEGVEKLMGETEEARAYQEEISQMLSGNLSNQDEDEVEDELAALQRETQRLQNLPHAPKSKLPERSNEGESQEIQYQGGKAKAQPAIPA from the exons ATGGGCAACACGAATAGCTCCCATAAGATATCCGCTCAAGATAG AGCCATTCTTGATTTGAAAATCCAGAGGGACAAGCTCCGCCAATATCGAAAGCGTATAACAGACCTCACCGATCGCGAAACTGAGATAGCAAAGGAATGCCTGGCCCGGGATGATCGCAAACGCGCTCTCCTCGCTTTGCGCCGCAAGAAATATCAGGAGTCGCTCCTGATCAAGTCCGAAAAGGAGCTCGACCAACTAGAACAGCTGATTAACCAAGTTGAATTCTCGCTCGTCCAGAAAGATGTTCTCTTTGGGTTGCAGCAAGGCACGCAGGTACTACAGGCTATCAACAAAGAGATGGGGGGTATCGAAGGAGTTGAAAAGCTGATGGGTGAGACGGAAGAAGCACGAGCGTACCAAGAG GAGATCAGTCAAATGCTCTCGGGGAATCTATCCAAccaggatgaggatgaagttgaggaTGAGTTGGCTGCATTACAGCGGGAAACGCAGAGACTGCAGAACTTACCACATGCGCCAAAATCGAAACTCCCAGAAAGGTCAAACGAGGGAGAAAGCCAGGAAATACAATATCAAGGTGGCAAAGCCAAGGCGCAACCCGCAATTCCGGCTTAA
- a CDS encoding putative AAA family ATPase/60S ribosome export protein Rix7 (nuclear AAA ATPase (VCP subfamily)), with product MRRGGRPSLRQGLDREVYQVVHKIIEDQAENDKIRLSVATIYDSIKKSNSSLNRKPKRILEDSIERVVEVIKTDLLGEDDDESVNGDFEGLEEQQLPPATESNSLNKSIVGMWNNTSSTPSKAPETNGAGAATPAPKSSKRRQHGGDSHSSKRRKAESAIDRSPPTHVSLTDLGGLDDVVQELGDLVILPMTRPQVYMSSNVQPPRGVLLHGPPGCGKTMIANAFAAELGVPFISISAPSIVSGMSGESEKALREYFEEAKRIAPCLIFIDEIDAITPKRESAQREMEKRIVAQLLTCMDDLALEKTDGKPVIVLAATNRPDSLDAALRRGGRFDKEINMTVPSEPVREQILRALTRKMRLADDIDFKYLANRTAGFVGADLNDLVSTAGSAAIKRYLEILKANSGEEMDIEEAGDLSPKVKELRRLITHAKETPIGEEVQVVLVSNADFLNALPKIQPSSKREGFATIPDTTWEDVGALGGIREELTTAIVEPIKNPNLYASVGITAPTGVLLWGPPGCGKTLLAKAVANESHANFISVKGPELLNKYVGESERAVRQVFVRARSSVPCVIFFDELDALVPRRDDTVSEASARVVNTLLTELDGLGSNRQGIYIIAATNRPDIIDPAMLRPGRLETLLFVNLPSPLERAEILRTLVRNIPVDFNDDLRRLAEDCEGFSGADLGSLLRRAGYAAIKRRDTIKHEDFVAAKAFIRPSVTDLKKYEKLRRDWSGGVI from the exons ATGCGTCGCGGAGGTAGACCGAGTTTAAGGCAAGGTCTAGATCGTGAG GTTTATCAGGTGGTGCACAAAATAATTGAGGACCAAGCCGAAAATGATAAGATTCGCCTTTCGGTAGCGACCATTTATGACTCCATTAAAAAGTCAAATTCTAGTTTGAACCGAAAGCCGAAGAGAATCCTAGAAGACAGTATCGAACGGGTTGTGGAGGTAATAAAAACAGATTTGCttggggaggatgatgatgagtctGTAAACGGAGATTTTGAAGGCttggaagaacaacaacTGCCCCCTGCTACG GAATCCAATAGCCTGAATAAGAGCATTGTAGGCATGTGGAacaacacatcttcaacaccCTCTAAGGCGCCTGAGACCAATGGCGCAGGAGCAGCAACCCCTGCGCCTAAGTCAAGCAAGAGACGACAACATGGAGGCGACTCCCATTCTTCCAAGCGCCGTAAGGCCGAGAGCGCGATCGATCGATCTCCGCCTACACATGTCAGCCTTACAGATTTGGGTGGATTAGACGATGTGGTCCAAGAGCTTGGAGATCTTGTCATCCTACCCATGACTCGCCCACAAGTTTATATGTCATCGAATGTACAGCCTCCCCGAGGTGTATTGCTACATGGTCCACCAGGATGCGGAAAAACTATGATTGCAAATGCGTTTGCGGCGGAGTTGGGTGTTCCATTCATTTCAATATCAGCACCCTCCATTGTCTCTGGTATGTCAGGAGAGTCTGAAAAGGCGCTACGAGAATATTTTGAGGAAGCCAAGAGGATAGCACCTTGCCTTATTTTCATCGATGAAATAGACGCCATCACTccaaagagagaaagtgCACagagggaaatggaaaagaggaTTGTTGCCCAGCTTCTGACATGCATGGACGACTTGGCACTGGAGAAAACCGATGGAAAACCCGTGATTGTCCTTGCCGCTACGAATAGACCGGACAGTCTGGACGCCGCCTTGCGTAGAGGAGGGAGATTCGACAAGGAAATCAACATGACTGTACCCTCTGAACCTGTCAGAGAACAGATCCTGCGGGCACTAACGCGCAAAATGCGCCTGGCAGACGATATAGATTTCAAATACTTGGCCAATAGAACGGCTGGCTTCGTGGGAGCCGATCTTAATGATTTAGTTTCCACTGCTGGCTCTGCTGCCATAAAACGATACTTGGAGATACTAAAAGCAAACagtggagaggaaatggatATCGAAGAGGCAGGCGATCTCAGCCCCAAGGTCAAGGAGCTGCGGCGTTTAATCACCCATGCCAAAGAAACGCCAATCGGAGAGGAAGTGCAAGTGGTTCTCGTTTCAAATGCAGACTTTCTCAATGCACTTCCTAAGATTCAACCCTCCTCTAAACGAGAGGGATTCgccaccatcccagacaCAACTTGGGAAGACGTCGGCGCTCTCGGGGGTATCCGTGAAGAACTTACTACTGCAATTGTTGAGCCTATCAAAAATCCCAATCTGTACGCGAGTGTTGGCATTACTGCCCCCACTGGCGTTCTTCTCTGGGGTCCGCCTGGATGCGGTAAAACATTGCTCGCTAAGGCTGTGGCCAACGAGTCGCATGCCAACTTTATCAGCGTTAAAGGCCCTGAGTTACTCAATAAATACGTCGGTGAATCCGAACGTGCGGTGCGGCAAGTATTTGTTCGCGCTCGCTCGTCCGTTCCCTGTGTTATATTCTTTGATGAGCTTGACGCCCTAGTACCCCGACGAGACGACACTGTTTCTGAAGCCTCTGCACGTGTGGTCAATACGCTACTCACTGAACTGGATGGCTTGGGCAGTAATCGCCAAGGAATTTACATAATAGCAGCCACGAATAGGCCGGATATTATAGATCCCGCTATGCTTCGTCCAGGTCGACTGGAGACACTTCTCTTCGTGAACCTGCCTAGCCCCTTAGAGCGGGCTGAGATCTTACGGACGCTAGTGCGCAATATTCCCGTCGACTTCAACGACGACCTCAGAAGGTTGGCCGAAGATTGTGAAGGGTTCAGCGGTGCTGATTTGGGAAGCTTGCTCCGCCGTGCTGGATACGCTGCCATCAAGCGGAGGGACACGATCAAACATGAGGACTTTGTAGCTGCGAAAGCATTCATCCGGCCTAGTGTTACAGACCTTAAAAAGTATGAGAAGCTGCGGAGGGATTGGAGCGGAGGTGTTATATAA
- the erb1 gene encoding ribosome biogenesis protein ERB1 (WD40 repeat nucleolar protein Bop1, involved in ribosome biogenesis) — translation MDASKSSKKRKAVTRDVEEEAGVFSGDELQVDVLDGALSDNANDLSSDEDVSDSEIELVDDFSDEEDGDEEEELDSDEIPSDGGESFKKASGTGNARDESSSDEEQLNYRIEKDANGNDRYVYDEINPDDNSDYSDVEENANTIGNIPLSFYDQYPHIGYDINGKKIMRPATGEALDALLDSIEIPKGWTGLTDPSTGKPLELSQDELELLRKVQMNEIPEEGYNPYEPTVEWFSSKQEIMPLSAAPEPKRRFVPSKHEAKRVMKIVKAIREGRILPYKPPTEEEDKEQDVVNYDLWADETERPDHPMHIPAPKLPPPGYEESYHPPPEYLPDKKERKAWEEADPEDREREYLPNDFGSLRKVPGYESFVKEKFERCLDLYLAPRVRRSKLNIDPESLLPKLPSPEELKPFPTACATVFRGHKGRVRTLAVDPSGLWLATGGDDGTARVWELLTGRQLWSVKLSEEDPVNVVRWRPGKDAVILAAAAGDDIFLAVPPIADPKIEKTSLEIIDAGWGYAASKPPPSAAEENKKNVPPQWIRPSLSLAESGVCAVIPLRYVVKSLSWHRRGDYFVTVCPGSSTPASVAISIHTLSKHLTQFPFRRRIKGGGPPQTAHFHPSKPILFVANQRTIRAYDLSRQLLVKIIQPGARWISSFDIHPTSSTASGGDNLIVGSYDRRLLWHDLELSQRPYKTLRYHRKAIRSVRFHPSGRYPLFADASDDGSLQIFHGSVTGDMLSNASIVPLKVLKGHKITGELGVLDVDWHPREAWCVSAGADGTCRLWM, via the coding sequence ATGGATGCCTCTAAGTCTTCAAAGAAACGCAAGGCGGTTACTCgagatgttgaggaggaggctggtGTGTTTTCTGGGGATGAATTGCAGGTTGATGTCCTAGACGGCGCACTTTCAGATAATGCAAACGACCTATCcagcgacgaggatgttAGCGATTCGGAAATCGAACTAGTGGATGATTTtagcgacgaggaagacggcgatgaagaggaagagctcGATAGTGATGAAATTCCTTCGGATGGGGGAGAGTCCTTTAAGAAGGCGTCTGGCACAGGAAACGCTCGTGATGAAAGCTCTAGCGATGAAGAACAGTTGAACTACCGCATTGAAAAGGATGCCAATGGAAATGACCGTTACGTCTACGATGAGATAAACCCAGATGATAACTCTGATTATTCTGATGTCGAAGAAAATGCGAACACCATCGGCAACATTCCCTTGTCCTTTTACGATCAATACCCTCATATCGGCTACGATATTAAcggaaagaaaatcatgcGCCCTGCCACAGGGGAAGCTCTTGATGCGCTGCTCGATAGCATCGAAATTCCCAAGGGCTGGACTGGTCTTACCGATCCCTCGACCGGTAAACCATTGGAATTGAGCCAAGATGAGCTGGAATTATTGCGCAAGGTTCAGATGAACGAAATACCTGAAGAGGGATACAATCCCTATGAGCCCACAGTGGAATGGTTCAGTAGCAAACAAGAGATTATGCCCTTGAGTGCTGCCCCCGAGCCGAAACGTCGGTTTGTGCCATCGAAACATGAAGCCAAGCGGGTTATGAAGATCGTCAAAGCGATCAGAGAAGGCCGCATTTTACCTTATAAGCCCCCcacggaggaggaggataaggAACAGGATGTAGTCAACTATGACTTGTGGGCCGACGAAACGGAGCGACCAGACCATCCCATGCATATCCCTGCTCCTAAACTTCCACCACCTGGTTACGAGGAAAGTTACCATCCACCCCCTGAATATTTGCCCGATAAAAAGGAACGAAAGGCTTGGGAGGAGGCTGACCCTGAAGACCGTGAGCGGGAGTATCTTCCAAATGACTTTGGCTCACTTCGAAAGGTTCCTGGGTACGAAAGTTTCGTCAAAGAGAAGTTCGAGCGCTGTTTGGACCTTTACTTAGCACCCAGAGTTCGGAGAAGCAAGTTAAATATTGATCCTGAAAGCCTTCTTCCGAAGCTCCCTAGTCCCGAGGAATTGAAGCCATTCCCGACCGCCTGTGCTACGGTGTTTAGAGGACATAAGGGGCGTGTTCGCACCCTGGCCGTTGACCCATCTGGACTCTGGCTTGCTACTGGCGGTGACGATGGAACTGCGCGGGTATGGGAGTTACTTACCGGTCGCCAATTGTGGAGTGTGAAGTTAAGTGAAGAGGACCCAGTGAACGTTGTCCGTTGGAGGCCTGGGAAGGACGCTGTCATTCTTGCGGCTGCGGCAGGCGACgatatcttccttgcagTGCCCCCTATCGCGGATCCGAAAATTGAGAAGACCAGTCTGGAGATCATTGACGCAGGTTGGGGATACGCAGCGTCGAAGCCTCCCCCGAGTGCCGcagaggaaaacaagaagaacgtTCCTCCACAGTGGATTCGCCCATCATTATCGCTCGCAGAATCCGGGGTGTGCGCTGTCATTCCCCTCCGATATGTGGTTAAGTCTCTCTCATGGCATCGTCGCGGTGATTACTTTGTTACTGTGTGCCCCGGCTCCTCGACCCCAGCTTCTGTGGCCATATCTATTCACACTCTTTCCAAACATCTAACTCAGTTCCCCTTCCGCCGACGTATCAAAGGTGGTGGGCCACCTCAAACCGCTCATTTCCATCCCTCGAAACCTATCCTTTTCGTTGCGAATCAACGAACAATTCGTGCTTACGATCTATCGCGCCAACTCCTCGTCAAGATCATCCAACCCGGAGCTCGCTggatctcttctttcgacATTCACCCAACGTCTTCCACCGCCTCCGGAGGGGACAACCTCATCGTTGGATCGTACGACCGCCGTCTACTGTGGCATGATCTTGAGCTTTCTCAGCGTCCGTACAAGACGTTGCGGTACCATCGCAAGGCTATCCGCTCTGTCCGGTTTCACCCAAGCGGACGCTATCCTCTATTCGCCGACGCAAGTGATGATGGGTCCCTCCAGATTTTCCACGGCAGCGTTACGGGTGATATGCTCAGCAATGCTAGTATTGTACCTCTCAAAGTCCTTAAGGGTCACAAGATTACCGGAGAATTGGGTGTCTTGGATGTTGACTGGCACCCTCGGGAAGCTTGGTGTGTCAGTGCAGGCGCAGACGGAACTTGTCGGTTGTGGATGTGA
- a CDS encoding Zn(II)2Cys6 transcription factor rglT (predicted protein) has translation MQNVMFTGTLLNIVADAWLRVSKTNAEELGKQAAPPAYVAALNKNSADPTAAWKDWLRQIVRSGVIGGPADPAGSVACSDSPSLLSLVQEMEARQRQWHLERHPEARPDNSDAGSKRPAVIGPDPRDEQGWLCFRVAKSAREVISRFEFEPHEYPDGVIS, from the coding sequence ATGCAGAATGTTATGTTCACCGGGACTCTACTGAATATCGTCGCCGATGCCTGGCTGCGAGTGTCAAAGACAAATGCCGAAGAACTTGGGAAACAAGCGGCACCACCGGCCTATGTGGCTGCTTTAAACAAGAACTCAGCTGACCCTACAGCGGCTTGGAAAGACTGGCTCCGGCAGATAGTCCGGAGTGGTGTTATAGGTGGACCTGCCGATCCAGCTGGCTCCGTAGCGTGCTCGGATTCACCAAGTTTGCTATCCCTAGTCCAAGAGATGGAAGCACGCCAACGACAGTGGCATCTTGAGCGGCACCCAGAGGCTCGTCCCGATAATTCTGACGCGGGATCCAAGAGACCGGCTGTAATTGGTCCTGATCCGCGTGATGAACAGGGCTGGCTCTGCTTTCGAGTGGCTAAGAGTGCCAGAGAAGTTATTTCCAGATTCGAATTTGAGCCGCACGAATACCCAGATGGCGTGATTTCTTGA
- a CDS encoding Paf1-complex subunit LEO1 (predicted protein) — protein MSSSDEDIVRRPGRSSGSGQPASPSGSEHSNPATARIGSPVGADPDILNDDDDADLFGSDGSEGGSGNYNDQPQRNLDDEELDSGDDEDRYDRVEDRMDYEDGGEGQYQETVNIMDLSLGRAPEPVTSNGEIYTMPIPNFLSIETEEFNPETYVAPPYSTAATSLCWRHDPNNDALIQSNARIIRWEDGSMTLQLASAPKEQYRITTKPLAPLNKSGDYETKLDSHVYLGAAAETSSVFRLTSHLTHGLTVHPTTVETDDAVQRLQESLAAAVRGTKKTVDGSAPVIEVKEDPELAKRQAELAEREKLKAARRRQQLADRELDRGRRVGVPHRSGGAGLTIGGLEDDDGLLTTRPRAKKSRRPNRRGEIYTDDEEEYDRRGRTREDEYDEDDGFLVGSDEEPEEVEDDEEEDILEDDNMDAEGEDEDELPAARPRETKGRETEDGSGTAGTPPTRKKNRYIVDDDDEE, from the exons ATGTCGTCGTCCGACGAGGACATCGTCCGTCGTCCTGGTCGTAGCTCAGGTTCTGGTCAACCTGCAAGCCCATCCGGCAGCGAACACAGTAACCCTGCCACCGCACGAATTGGCAGTCCAGTCGGAGCTGACCCTGATATCCTTaacgacgatgacgacgcCGATCTTTTTGGCTCTGACGGATCGGAAGGTGGATCTGGGAACTATAATGA TCAACCACAACGTAAccttgacgatgaagagctAGATTccggcgatgatgaggatcGCTATGATCGAGTAGAGGATCGCATGGACtatgaagatggtggagagggacAGTACCAGGAAACGGTCAACATCATGGACCTGAGCTTGGGTCGGGCGCCCGAACCTGTAACCTCCAATGGCGAG ATCTACACCATGCCAATCCCTAACTTCTTGTCGATCGAGACCGAAGAGTTTAACCCGGAGACATATGTTGCACCTCCGTATAGTACTGCGGCGACATCTCTATGTTGGCGCCATGATCCTAACAATGACGCCCTTATTCAGTCTAACGCACGCATCATTCGCTGGGAAGATGGCTCCATGACGCTACAGTTAGCTTCTGCACCTAAGGAGCAATACAGGATAACAACCAAGCCGCTTGCGCCTCTCAACAAATCTGGTGACTATGAGACGAAATTAGATTCGCACGTGTACCTAGGCGCAGCTGCGGAGACATCTTCCGTGTTCAGATTGACCTCTCACTTGACCCATGGGCTTACAGTCCACCCTACGACTGTGGAAACAGATGATGCTGTACAGCGTCTCCAAGAATCGTTGGCCGCAGCTGTTCGCGGCACCAAGAAGACAGTAGATGGGTCCGCACCTGTAATTGAAGTGAAGGAGGATCCTGAACTCGCCAAGCGACAGGCGGAACTTGCAGAGCGCGAGAAGTTGAAGGCCGCCCGCCGGCGCCAGCAGCTTGCAGATCGGGAGCTTGATCGTGGCCGCCGCGTTGGTGTTCCTCACCGCTCTGGAGGTGCTGGTCTCACCATAGGCGGATTGGAAGACGACGACGGATTGCTTACCACACGACCCCGCGCAAAGAAATCTCGTAGGCCTAACCGGCGAGGGGAAATATAtaccgatgacgaggaagaatacGATCGGCGGGGTCGGACCAGGGAAGATGAAtatgacgaagatgacggtTTCCTTGTCggcagcgatgaagaaccagaagaagtcgaggatgatgaagaggaggacattCTCGAAGATGACAACATGGATGCCGAaggcgaagacgaagacgaactGCCAGCCGCGAGACCCAGGGAGACAAAAGGTCGTGAAACAGAAGATGGGTCAGGCACTGCAGGAACCCCTCCTaccagaaagaagaatcGTTACATTgtggacgatgatgatgaagagtaG